The following coding sequences lie in one Silene latifolia isolate original U9 population chromosome 5, ASM4854445v1, whole genome shotgun sequence genomic window:
- the LOC141655353 gene encoding uncharacterized protein LOC141655353, whose protein sequence is MMGLVWNCRGLNNTLAPTIPKIRALLDSKYYDFLFLIETKCNANKVFPMFRSLGFVKCFGVDDVGASGGLWVGWKREAKMTLVRACNNFIVLLVKKYDGLFWYLVLFYGASELNLRSSVLNELDAWIESCTHPYLIIGDFNQVDCFLDKWSCNQNPIRGANEFVNWKLRNELIDIPFKGPRYTWCNNRKGDQRLYERLDKAIGSKDWLLYFPNTGIKHYPV, encoded by the coding sequence ATGATGGGCCTTGTATGGAATTGTAGAGGTCTTAATAACACGCTCGCCCCTACAATTCCGAAGATAAGAGCGTTGTTAGATAGTAAGTATTATGATTTCCTTTTTCTAATCGAGACCAAATGTAATGCTAATAAAGTATTCCCTATGTTTAGATCGTTAGGTTTTGTGAAGTGTTTTGGGGTGGACGATGTTGGGGCCTCCGGAGGTCTATGGGTGGGGTGGAAAAGGGAAGCAAAGATGACTCTTGTAAGGGCATGTAACAACTTTATTGTGCTTTTGGTAAAGAAATATGATGGTCTCTTTTGGTATCTTGTGCTTTTTTATGGTGCTTCGGAACTAAATTTACGTTCTTCTGTTTTAAATGAGCTGGATGCATGGATTGAGTCTTGTACGCATCCGTATCTTATTATTGGAGATTTCAATCAGGTGGATTGTTTTTTGGATAAATGGAGTTGCAATCAGAATCCTATCAGGGGAGCAAATGAGTTTGTAAATTGGAAACTTAGGAATGAATTAATTGATATACCTTTCAAGGGGCCAAGATACACATGGTGTAATAATCGCAAGGGTGACCAAAGGTTATATGAGAGGCTTGATAAGGCTATAGGCTCTAAGGATTGGCTTCTTTATTTCCCAAATACGGGTATTAAACACTATCCCGTATAA